From a region of the Rouxiella sp. S1S-2 genome:
- a CDS encoding DUF2767 family protein, whose translation MSYEEPNALYAEACKLIGDTAFHFAVMGKETNKSEIADFLKSTLREKKESRQSVEKSLLYAIKLLEESFDNEAKESKSAFEDKTCQKK comes from the coding sequence ATGAGTTATGAAGAACCCAATGCACTCTATGCTGAAGCGTGTAAATTGATTGGCGATACTGCTTTTCATTTTGCCGTGATGGGAAAAGAAACAAATAAATCCGAAATAGCAGATTTTTTGAAGTCAACATTGCGCGAGAAGAAAGAATCTCGACAGTCTGTAGAAAAATCTCTGCTGTATGCAATAAAACTTTTAGAAGAGTCTTTTGACAATGAGGCCAAAGAATCAAAATCTGCTTTTGAAGATAAAACATGTCAAAAAAAGTAA